From a single Equus asinus isolate D_3611 breed Donkey chromosome 2, EquAss-T2T_v2, whole genome shotgun sequence genomic region:
- the RNASE11 gene encoding probable ribonuclease 11, translating into METFSLLLLGLGLVLAGASESIMKIIKEELSEEKMKYSMTKSDQGKQTVELLMDLTLLYRNTSFGMSKDIMSSSLLTFRRLHYSFLKGNSPGNDKEYCNDMTVWRKVSEANESCKFSNNFIHGSIEVIHSTPKAPCCKCGQNAVISCSENAELETTMYQLTRGKQFPRCQYHSVTSLKKILAVLTGHSLMSWLVSGSKL; encoded by the coding sequence ATGGAGACTTTTTCTCTGCTGCTACTCGGCCTGGGGTTGGTCCTTGCAGGAGCTTCAGAAAGCATAATGAAGATAATTAAAGAAGAACTTTCAGAGGAAAAGATGAAATACAGCATGACAAAAAGTGACCAAGGAAAACAGACCGTTGAGCTATTAATGGACTTGACTCTGTTATATAGAAATACCAGCTTCGGCATGTCCAAGGATATTATGTCTTCCTCATTACTGACATTCAGAAGATTACATTATAGCTTCCTTAAGGGAAACAGCCCAGGTAATGACAAAGAGTATTGCAATGACATGACGGTCTGGAGAAAAGTTTCAGAAGCTAATGAGTCATGCAAGTTCAGCAACAACTTCATCCATGGCTCCATAGAAGTGATCCACAGCACCCCCAAGGCCCCCTGCTGCAAATGTGGACAGAATGCTGTCATAAGCTGCTCTGAGAACGCAGAACTGGAGACTACTATGTACCAGCTCACTAGAGGCAAACAATTCCCCAGGTGCCAATACCACAGTGTTAcctcattaaagaaaatattggcagTGCTGACAGGTCATTCTCTGATGAGCTGGTTAGTTAGTGGCTCTAAGTTGTAA
- the RNASE12 gene encoding probable inactive ribonuclease-like protein 12, giving the protein MILMVIIFLLLLFWENELDDEGVVSTLEHLHVDYPQSDIPVRYCNSMILQRSIKGPDNACRKEHVFIHERPRNINRICSSPNKMACQNNSTILCFQSKTKFKMTVCKLIEGTRYPACRYHVSPTEGFILVTCDDMGPVNLQRYVE; this is encoded by the coding sequence ATGATACTAATGGTGATAATTTTCCTGCTGCTTCTGTTCTGGGAAAATGAGCTGGACGACGAAGGAGTGGTGTCAACCTTAGAGCACTTGCATGTGGACTACCCTCAGAGTGACATTCCTGTAAGGTACTGTAACTCCATGATCTTACAAAGAAGCATCAAGGGACCTGACAACGCCTGCAGAAAGGAGCACGTCTTCATCCATGAGAGGCCTCGAAATATCAATAGGATTTGCTCTTCTCCCAATAAGATGGCTTGCCAAAACAATTCCACCATTTTATGCTTCCAGAGCAAGACAAAGTTTAAAATGACAGTCTGTAAGCTCATTGAAGGCACCAGATATCCTGCCTGCAGGTACCACGTTTCCCCCACAGAGGGGTTTATTCTTGTCACTTGTGATGACATGGGGCCAGTTAATCTCCAGAGATATGTTGAATAA